Proteins found in one Perca fluviatilis chromosome 9, GENO_Pfluv_1.0, whole genome shotgun sequence genomic segment:
- the LOC120564944 gene encoding rootletin-like, whose amino-acid sequence MSSQRDQGAHSPRLEAVIQKLEESLLHSDGSSGERTLTLQGDGEGSGVTSVSTRIRQIITRNLAEQSAGASSEVSELEENRALREQLSQSQMDRDQPLVKQLDQMLMLDSDQDSVSPGSLQLHIKERAYRQKLRAYQEAQQRQGQLVQKLQTKVLQYKKRCGELEEQVLEKTSESEKMRLLLQAHLDSAQRQQRTEQG is encoded by the exons ATGAGTTCTCAACGGGACCAAGGTGCCCACTCCCCCAGGCTGGAGGCTGTGATTCAG AAGTTGGAGGAGTCTCTGCTTCACTCTGATGGCAGCTCAGGAGAGAGGACGCTGACACTTCAAGGTGATGGAGAGGGGTCTGGTGTCACGTCTGTCTCCACCCGCATCCGGCAGATCATCACACGCAACCTGGCAGAGCAGTCAGCTG GAGCGAGCTCTGAGGTCAGCGAGCTGGAGGAGAACAGGGCCCTGAGGGAGCAGCTTTCTCAGAGCCAGATGGACCGTGACCAGCCACTAGTCAAACAG CTCGATCAGATGCTGATGCTGGACTCAGACCAGGACAGTGTATCGCCAGGATCCCTGCAATTGCACATCAAGGAGAGAGCATACAGGCAAAAACTGCGGGCATACCAGGAGGCCCAGCAGAGACAAGGCCAACTTGTTCAGAAGCTGCAAACCAAG GTTCTTCAGTACAAGAAGAGGTGTGGGGAGCTAGAAGAGCAGGTGCTAGAGAAGACCTCAGAGTCTGAGAAGATGAGATTGTTG ctgCAGGCCCACCTGGACTCAGCCCAGCGTCAGCAGCGGACAGAGCAAGGATGA
- the klhl30 gene encoding kelch-like protein 30 isoform X1 gives MVRNVDDLDFCLSSHPQSILEGLRSLCSHPKLVDVTLSTGGRDFPCHRGVLALCSTYFHSMFSGDFVESIAARVELHNVDPDILSCLLDFAYTGKLTINQSNVEGLICTSSQLQFQTVRAVCSRYLQHQIDATNCLGILEFGAIHGCPEVMAKAWAFLLENFEAVQQGEEFLLLEKDRLVACLSDEGLQIRTECTRVEAILKWVRHQESRLCHLPELLTLSRLPLLSLDYLADTLLKDSLVQASPSCREAVEKIHREKMDLAPENTDRLDPQSPQPNLQEVLVVMGGRSLDDSDDEDDSDEEDRDPRLQRLLHRNCAFYNTVTKQWHELPNFPNPNKWGYAMVSLNNDVYVTGGSRGSNTNTWSTTETWKYITREGRWITVAPMLRPRTNHTSATLNGEIYVIGGTTSNRVEVEHYDPYSDTWALTCPALKYVTNFTATACHGKLYVIGSCAMKYNALAMQCYNPVIDSWISICSPFLPKYLSSPRSVCVDGTIYLLADNTKKVYSYDPDANMWQKVQLLHMLHENGGLVTLGGKLYVTGGHWKGMEGDYGVEVEVYNRTSNTWEVECLLPRLWFYSGVCTIFLDPSQWPELFPIDLT, from the exons ATGGTGCGCAATGTGGATGACCTGGACTTCTGCCTGTCCTCCCATCCTCAGAGCATCCTAGAGGGATTGCGCTCCCTCTGCTCTCACCCCAAACTGGTCGATGTAACATTGAGCACTGGGGGTCGGGACTTCCCCTGTCACCGTGGCGTGTTGGCCCTCTGCAGCACGTACTTCCACAGCATGTTCTCAGGGGACTTTGTGGAGAGCATAGCTGCACGTGTGGAGCTTCACAATGTCGATCCTGATATACTCAGCTGCTTGCTGGACTTTGCCTACACAGGCAAACTGACCATCAACCAGAGCAATGTGGAGGGACTGATCTGCACCTCCAGCCAGCTGCAGTTCCAGACAGTGAGAGCCGTGTGCAGCCGATACCTTCAGCACCAGATTGATGCAACCAACTGTCTGGGAATCCTGGAGTTTGGGGCGATCCATGGCTGCCCTGAGGTGATGGCCAAAGCGTGGGCCTTCCTCTTGGAGAACTTTGAGGCTGTGCAACAAGGTGAGGAGTTTCTACTGTTGGAAAAAGACAGGTTGGTTGCCTGCCTGTCTGACGAAGGACTACAAATCCGGACAGAGTGCACCCGTGTGGAGGCCATACTGAAATGGGTCAGGCACCAGGAGTCTCGGCTCTGCCACCTTCCTGAACTCCTCACCTTGTCCCGTCTCCCTCTGCTCAGCCTGGACTACCTGGCTGACACCCTGCTGAAGGACAGTCTGGTGCAGGCCTCTCCCAGCTGCAGAGAGGCTGTTGAAAAAATTCACAGAGAG AAAATGGATTTGGCACCAGAAAATACGGACAGACTGGACCCTCAGAGTCCACAACCAAACCTGCAAGAGGTGCTGGTGGTAATGGGAGGTCGTTCACTGGATGACTCAGATGATGAAGATGACTCCGATGAAGAGGACAGAGACCCAAGACTGCAAAGACTGCTGCATAGGAACTGTGCCTTTTACAACACAGTTACAA AACAGTGGCATGAGCTCCCTAATTTCCCCAACCCTAACAAGTGGGGTTACGCCATGGTTTCTTTGAACAATGATGTGTATGTCACAG GGGGCTCGCGAGGTTCAAATACCAACACCTGGTCCACCACAGAGACCTGGAAGTACATCACAAGAGAGGGAAGGTGGATTACTGTGGCACCCATGCTCCGGCCTCGGACTAACCACACGTCAGCAACGCTCAACGGGGAGATTTACGTCATTGGag GTACAACGTCAAATCGCGTTGAAGTTGAGCATTATGACCCTTACAGCGACACCTGGGCCTTGACATGCCCCGCCCTAAAATATGTGACGAACTTCACAGCCACAGCGTGTCACGGGAAGCTCTATGTGATTGGCTCGTGTGCTATGAAGTACAATGCTTTGGCCATGCAGTGTTACAACCCAGTTATAG ATAGCTGGATCAGCATCTGTTCCCCGTTCCTCCCAAAGTATTTGTCCTCTcctcggtctgtctgtgtggatgGAACTATATATCTGCTTGCTGACAACACTAAGAAAGTCTACTCTTATGATCCAGATGCAAACATGTGGCAGAAG GTCCAGCTTCTCCACATGCTCCATGAGAATGGCGGCCTGGTAACGCTGGGTGGGAAGCTGTATGTCACTGGAGGCCATTGGAAGGGTATGGAGGGGGACTACGGTGTGGAAGTGGAGGTCTACAACCGAACAAGCAACACCTGGGAGGTGGAGTGCTTACTGCCGAGACTTTGGTTCTACAGCGGAGTCTGCACCATCTTCCTTGATCCGTCCCAGTGGCCTGAGCTTTTCCCCATAGATTTAACATAA
- the klhl30 gene encoding kelch-like protein 30 isoform X2 gives MFSGDFVESIAARVELHNVDPDILSCLLDFAYTGKLTINQSNVEGLICTSSQLQFQTVRAVCSRYLQHQIDATNCLGILEFGAIHGCPEVMAKAWAFLLENFEAVQQGEEFLLLEKDRLVACLSDEGLQIRTECTRVEAILKWVRHQESRLCHLPELLTLSRLPLLSLDYLADTLLKDSLVQASPSCREAVEKIHREKMDLAPENTDRLDPQSPQPNLQEVLVVMGGRSLDDSDDEDDSDEEDRDPRLQRLLHRNCAFYNTVTKQWHELPNFPNPNKWGYAMVSLNNDVYVTGGSRGSNTNTWSTTETWKYITREGRWITVAPMLRPRTNHTSATLNGEIYVIGGTTSNRVEVEHYDPYSDTWALTCPALKYVTNFTATACHGKLYVIGSCAMKYNALAMQCYNPVIDSWISICSPFLPKYLSSPRSVCVDGTIYLLADNTKKVYSYDPDANMWQKVQLLHMLHENGGLVTLGGKLYVTGGHWKGMEGDYGVEVEVYNRTSNTWEVECLLPRLWFYSGVCTIFLDPSQWPELFPIDLT, from the exons ATGTTCTCAGGGGACTTTGTGGAGAGCATAGCTGCACGTGTGGAGCTTCACAATGTCGATCCTGATATACTCAGCTGCTTGCTGGACTTTGCCTACACAGGCAAACTGACCATCAACCAGAGCAATGTGGAGGGACTGATCTGCACCTCCAGCCAGCTGCAGTTCCAGACAGTGAGAGCCGTGTGCAGCCGATACCTTCAGCACCAGATTGATGCAACCAACTGTCTGGGAATCCTGGAGTTTGGGGCGATCCATGGCTGCCCTGAGGTGATGGCCAAAGCGTGGGCCTTCCTCTTGGAGAACTTTGAGGCTGTGCAACAAGGTGAGGAGTTTCTACTGTTGGAAAAAGACAGGTTGGTTGCCTGCCTGTCTGACGAAGGACTACAAATCCGGACAGAGTGCACCCGTGTGGAGGCCATACTGAAATGGGTCAGGCACCAGGAGTCTCGGCTCTGCCACCTTCCTGAACTCCTCACCTTGTCCCGTCTCCCTCTGCTCAGCCTGGACTACCTGGCTGACACCCTGCTGAAGGACAGTCTGGTGCAGGCCTCTCCCAGCTGCAGAGAGGCTGTTGAAAAAATTCACAGAGAG AAAATGGATTTGGCACCAGAAAATACGGACAGACTGGACCCTCAGAGTCCACAACCAAACCTGCAAGAGGTGCTGGTGGTAATGGGAGGTCGTTCACTGGATGACTCAGATGATGAAGATGACTCCGATGAAGAGGACAGAGACCCAAGACTGCAAAGACTGCTGCATAGGAACTGTGCCTTTTACAACACAGTTACAA AACAGTGGCATGAGCTCCCTAATTTCCCCAACCCTAACAAGTGGGGTTACGCCATGGTTTCTTTGAACAATGATGTGTATGTCACAG GGGGCTCGCGAGGTTCAAATACCAACACCTGGTCCACCACAGAGACCTGGAAGTACATCACAAGAGAGGGAAGGTGGATTACTGTGGCACCCATGCTCCGGCCTCGGACTAACCACACGTCAGCAACGCTCAACGGGGAGATTTACGTCATTGGag GTACAACGTCAAATCGCGTTGAAGTTGAGCATTATGACCCTTACAGCGACACCTGGGCCTTGACATGCCCCGCCCTAAAATATGTGACGAACTTCACAGCCACAGCGTGTCACGGGAAGCTCTATGTGATTGGCTCGTGTGCTATGAAGTACAATGCTTTGGCCATGCAGTGTTACAACCCAGTTATAG ATAGCTGGATCAGCATCTGTTCCCCGTTCCTCCCAAAGTATTTGTCCTCTcctcggtctgtctgtgtggatgGAACTATATATCTGCTTGCTGACAACACTAAGAAAGTCTACTCTTATGATCCAGATGCAAACATGTGGCAGAAG GTCCAGCTTCTCCACATGCTCCATGAGAATGGCGGCCTGGTAACGCTGGGTGGGAAGCTGTATGTCACTGGAGGCCATTGGAAGGGTATGGAGGGGGACTACGGTGTGGAAGTGGAGGTCTACAACCGAACAAGCAACACCTGGGAGGTGGAGTGCTTACTGCCGAGACTTTGGTTCTACAGCGGAGTCTGCACCATCTTCCTTGATCCGTCCCAGTGGCCTGAGCTTTTCCCCATAGATTTAACATAA